The Capsicum annuum cultivar UCD-10X-F1 chromosome 3, UCD10Xv1.1, whole genome shotgun sequence genomic sequence TTTGTATTCATTATCTGTAGATATGCTAATTATCTTTTATGGTGATACAGGGTAACTCTACTAGTATGTTTATCAATTTAGCTTCAATAATTCAAACACGATTCGTGGTCATTTGAGCCAAAACTACTCTTAAGGGAACTTCCACTGCATTCATTCATTGTCATGCTGCTTAATATTGTTTtcacaaatactaaaatatctaaaGAATCATATCATATGAGCTTTGATATATCACAGTTGTAATTAGTAAGAGAAACAAGTgaggaaaaaaagatgaagagagcTAGTGGATTTTAAGATTCTTTGGATGATGGAGCTGTCCAATATGTCTTTACTGCAAAGAGAAGCTTTTCCCTCTCCAAAGGTCCGTCTTCATGATCCACTATTTGGCTATCCCAGTTCAGCCCATCTGTAATCCTCTTTACTTTGATCAATGTATCTACATCATCTCTCATTATTACACTTCCTTCTGGCCTTAATATTCTGTCCATTTCAAGTAATATATCCTCCATTTCACATCTGTAATAAGACATAAGCACTCTCATAATAAACTTCATAATCCCCTTTTGGTATACAGATGGATCAATTTAAAAGCCCACTAAAATTACCTGTCTTTGTAGAGAGTAAGTACAGCGTCAGCGTGAATGAGGTCATACGTTCTTGGGTAAGTTGACATGGCCTCACACCTACAACAAAGCTCATGGTAAATCAAAGAATATACTAATGTCAAGATGTAACTAAAGAAAAGTGAGAATTCATAAATATAGTCGACCCCCACTTGCTTGGGATTGAGATGTACGTGTTAGTAATTTTTGTATAGTGAAATTACCAGCTCTGATATGTTCCTATTAACCCTCGTTCATAGATAACACCAAGTGTGTTAACCTTAGCTTCAGCAGGAACTATATTCATGACCCAGACAGGATCATCAACCAAATTAGCAGCAAAACCACCCAAGTAGGCATTCATATCTAACAGATTTCGGTATCTCCCCGGCTGGCCAAGTTGATTATTCACTGTCTTGTAGTACGAAACTCTTCTTTTCCATAGTTGTGAATCCTTCTTGAAAGTGTCTGATGTGACCCCATTTACAGTTCCTCTGCTAATCCTTGGTGGTATCGCGTGTAATCTTTTAGGCCATTTTTCCAACTGTCCACCAGCTACCTTTTCTTCACTTGAAACTTCAGGTAAAGGAGTTAAACAAGTTTCAATCTCTGTGTACCTGAATACATCAATAAGACACTCCTCAGAATAAAATTATAGCCTGTAAACAACTATGATTGGATTGGAGGAGGGACAAACCAGGCTCTATCAGGATCTTGGGCAGGACACATTGGTGGATTCTTTGACGCCTTCCGCAATTCCTTGCAGTGTAAATGATTGTATGGCTTCTGCCATATAGCAATGTCATCTTTCTCAACAAACTTTTTCCAGCAAAGGCTTCTAGCCACTTTCTCAATTTTAGTTTGTTCAGCATTTAGGTCTGCTCTGGTTCTTTCCCAACCTTTCCAGTATTTCCTCCAGCGGATTGGTGGACCAGAGAGAATCCAATAACCACCAGGCCTCAGGACTCTATCAACTTCGATCAAGTATGTACCATCTGATTGATCCTCCAAACATCAATTACTACAATATAATTGGAATGCCActaattaaagaagaaattaaCAGAATTACGCACCATATTCGCCCCAAGGAATGAGGCAACGAGAGCAATGAGCCATGTCAAATGCTCTAGACGGATAAGGTAGTCTCTTGGAGGCAATAACTCCAATCAAAGCAGGAACTCCACGCTCAAGAGCAAATTGGACCTGTGCTTCGTGTGTATCTCTAGGTGCAAATGATATAGCTAAAATATTCCTCGACAAAAGATACGCTCCCCAACTCGCCACCTGTGTAAATTGTACTAACACAGCTTCTTAAATAATCCCCAATAATATTGTACAAAGTCTTGATTGATGGTCCTAATAATATGCATCTACTTGCAATTACTACTGCCAAATTTCTGGTAGATTTCACTGTACAATTAGAAACATCATGCATGCAGTGCCAGCTGTACAGGAGAAGTTCTGCATGGAAAAGTTTATTACAGGAAAAAAGGCGTTTTGGTTTTTTCCTGGATCCAAAAAAGCTGTCTGGCTCCTTTTAGGTGTCGAAGCTAGAAATTtcgttaaaaatattcaaaatttaatacttcttatatattttgtataaatattttagCATATACAGTCATTGTGCCAGCGATGAGATGAAGATGTGGAATCCAAATCGTGTGCCCATCAATCGTAACCAAATGAGGCTCTTTGCGAACTTCCTGACTTCTACAATGAAGGAATCGTCTTTTATCataaaaaagatcaagaaatgaAAACTAATACAAGATTAATAGGAATCAAGATTTGTGGAGCGCAAATGACGGAGAAGAAAACGCCCATAAAaggaaaatttaagaaaaactaaGCAAGTAAGTGCGTGAGGCAATCAATTAGCTTCAAGAAAGTGATCTTTGTAAATGAAGATAATGAAAGTAGAAAAATTTACCCCACAGCCTGTATCAATGGCGGTTCTAATGGAACCATCTTTAAGATTAATCAATTTGCCAATATCATCAATGTATGCATCTGCACCATTAGGGAACATAGTGCCACCACCAGGGAACCTGAACCTGTCACCTTCGAATCGAATCCAGTTCTGCACAGCCTTCTCCACGGTTAATTCCTTGTGTGGCACGTTAGCATACCACGCAAGATCCCGGCTCAGTGGCCACTTGAACGGATTCTTGTAACCGTATGGAGCCGGTATACGGCATTTCAAGAATTCACTCTGTTCCGGACAATGTCTTTCTCTGTATATCAATCTGTCTCTGTTGAACTTCAATGACCTCTTGGGGTCTTCACAAGGAGTGTACTCACTGTACTTAATATCACACGGCGGGTGAATTTTAACTGTGTCATCTGGTGCCACAGCTCCGTTTTCGCCAGCGGAATGGTGTGAGGTGAAATCCaattgggaagaagaagaagaagaagatgatgaaagagGGGAAGTAGTGTTTTGAGAAGGGAAGCAATTAGTGGTAACTGAGGCAATGTTAGAGGTAGTGGTAGTAGTAAGGCGAAGGGCGATGCTGTTGCTGTGTTGTAAATAACCAGCATAATAACAAGCACAACAGAGGAAAGTAATGGCAGCTAAAGAATAATAAAGAGTGAGTTTTTTCCAGGAAGAGAAAGGGTGTGTGGTGGATGATGGTTTGGAAGTTGGAGTGTAGTATGGGGTTTGGTTAGAGCCCGCCATGGCAGGGCAGGACAGAGTAAAAATGGTCCTTTGATTTGTAAGGGATATGATAAAATTTTTTGGCTGGTACTTTTATAAGAGTTAGTGAGAAGAGAAGCACGCTGAGGTGGgcggtgggggtggggggtggggtatGGGGAGTTAGAGATTTGTGAAATGTTGATAAAAATAATTCCAAGTTGGACATGTGAAGGGATTTTACTACTAGTACACTTGTTTGTAAGTTTGTGAAACGGAGTTTTACTACTACCAGTGTGTGTAATACTCTATTTGTACGTGTGAAGAAATTATTTCGACTGTGAATTTGAAAAAACTATAGGTTATTTATTCAAAAGTTTCATAAACAATATTGTAAGTCATAATAACATGAAAATTGAAACCAACCTTATGCATGCAGCAATCAATTAACCAGCAATAAATCCTTAAATGGAGCTCAGATTCACAGAAAATTAATTATTGACCTGTAGGACTGAGAtagcttgaaaaaaaaaatatgaaaattaaaaatacttaaaagacatgaaaaaataagaagaaataatttatttgattcaaaaaataataatatcacatAAACTACGAAGTAGAAAAGAGTAATATCAGAGTAAAATAATTGAACAAATTAGCAGTACCGTTAGAATTAGGTGTTGACTTGTGCGTCAGAGCAAGTAGATGCCTGTTTAAGGTAAAGTGAGATACCAGTTAGGTTTTACCTTTTAAATGAATATCCTAGTCATGCTCTCTTTACCTTACATTGGCCCCTTGTGCTGCATACAGAGGCGGCGGATTTAGGATTCGAAAATTTGCCATCTTCTTTTGAATAATAAGTTATACTTTGTATGATATTTTAGAATAGTGGaatcaatattcaaaaaataaattataattatatatattaataaatattggTACTGCAGGCTTGTTAAGTTGGTATTGTCAAGTACTTTGTAAAAAGAGGTTAAGAATTTCGTTCTTCATAgctacaatatatatttttttaagaggcGGATTCACGATTCGGATGCCATCTTGTTTTGAACAATAAGATATACTCTATACGATATTTTAGGATAATGAAGTCAATATTCAAAGAATAAACTATAATCATATATATCAATATATGTTGGTACTATATCAAGGTTTGCTAAGTTGGTATTGACAAGTGTTTTATAAGAAGAGATCAATGATTCCATTCATCACAGCTAAAAATCATTATtaagagaaaaattattattagctaaaaatcattattcaatattttccattcttctaattttttttttaagagaaaacaGACAGTATAGTGCTAAAAAtcattctaaaaaaattaaaaattcagtgTTGAGCGGAGATCAAACCCGCGCTGCTAGAGTAAAATTCAACCATTTTGACCACTTGCACCATTAATTCCTTTGATATTGTGGGTGTCAAgcataatatttataaattaacttatacatatacacataaatatacaaagtttCAACCGAG encodes the following:
- the LOC107863314 gene encoding probable methyltransferase PMT15, whose translation is MAGSNQTPYYTPTSKPSSTTHPFSSWKKLTLYYSLAAITFLCCACYYAGYLQHSNSIALRLTTTTTSNIASVTTNCFPSQNTTSPLSSSSSSSSSQLDFTSHHSAGENGAVAPDDTVKIHPPCDIKYSEYTPCEDPKRSLKFNRDRLIYRERHCPEQSEFLKCRIPAPYGYKNPFKWPLSRDLAWYANVPHKELTVEKAVQNWIRFEGDRFRFPGGGTMFPNGADAYIDDIGKLINLKDGSIRTAIDTGCGVASWGAYLLSRNILAISFAPRDTHEAQVQFALERGVPALIGVIASKRLPYPSRAFDMAHCSRCLIPWGEYDGTYLIEVDRVLRPGGYWILSGPPIRWRKYWKGWERTRADLNAEQTKIEKVARSLCWKKFVEKDDIAIWQKPYNHLHCKELRKASKNPPMCPAQDPDRAWYTEIETCLTPLPEVSSEEKVAGGQLEKWPKRLHAIPPRISRGTVNGVTSDTFKKDSQLWKRRVSYYKTVNNQLGQPGRYRNLLDMNAYLGGFAANLVDDPVWVMNIVPAEAKVNTLGVIYERGLIGTYQSWCEAMSTYPRTYDLIHADAVLTLYKDRCEMEDILLEMDRILRPEGSVIMRDDVDTLIKVKRITDGLNWDSQIVDHEDGPLEREKLLFAVKTYWTAPSSKES